The sequence below is a genomic window from Salinispira pacifica.
CTTCGGTGGTCATCCCCATCATTCCCGGTGAGAGCCTGGATTCCTGCAGGATTTTACTGGAGAAACGGGCGGAGCATATGCCCCAGGGACGGGAAATCTGTCTGCCGGGAGGAGGCATTGAAGCTGGTGAAACCTCAAGGGATGCGGGTTTCCGGGAACTTGCCGAGGAGACCGGCTTGGCATCCGGCGCCGTGACAGCAAGCGCATATTACGGCAGTCTGGTGAATGCCGGAGGGAGGCTGGTACATGTATGGATGGGAATTGTGGATGACAACCGGCCCTGGGATCCCAATGAAGAGGTGGAGAGGCTTTTCACGCTCTCCTTGAAACTTCTGAGAAACAGTCCCACCACAGTCTACCGGGTATCAGTTGACTTCGGGCGTCGTCCTCCGGAAAAGGAAATACCGTTTCACCGGTTCGATTTTTCCCATGACTACGGCAGAGACTGGCGGGGCCGGGATCTGAACGTTCTGTTCTATGAAAATCTTGAAGAAACTCTCTGGGGCATGACGGCAAAAATTATTCAAAACTTCGTCGAGGATCTGTATACAGCCTATGAACGGCGCTATGGTCCGGATCAGCCGGTATGAGCTCCCGGCCTGGGGTTCCCGGTCTGGTGTTCCTGTCTGGTATTCCTGTCCTGGGCCTCCCGGGATGAATAATTTGCTTGAACTATCGGGTATTCGGGGGGATGATGTGACTATGGAATACAGCAACATGAAAGAGATAACTGAAATAGCAGAGGGTATCGGCCTGAAAGGCGAAGACCTTATTCCCTACGGCAAATGGAAGGGCAAGATATCCATGCAGGCGGTAAAACGGATCATGGAAAAGCCCACGGGCAAACTGATCCTGGTGAGCGCCATAACCCCCACTCCGGCGGGAGAGGGCAAGACAACCACCAGCATCGGTCTGAGCCAGGGGCTGAGGCACATCGGTGTGAATGCGGTTGCTGCCCTCCGGGAACCAAGCCTGGGACCGGTGTTCGGCATAAAGGGCGGTGCAACCGGCGGCGGAAAAAGCATGGTGCACCCGGCGGATGAGATCAACCTGCATTTCACCGGCGACCTTCACGCAATAAGCGCCGCCCATAATCTCATTTCTGCGAGCCTGGACAACCGGCTTCATTTTTACCCTGACGATGCCCCTGCGGTGGCCCACGTGTACTGGCGCAGGGTAATGGATATGAACGACAGGGCCCTGAGAGATATTGTTGTCGGCCTGGGGAGCACCAATGCGCCGCCCAGGGAAGACGGATTCGACATCACCGCCGCAAGCGAGATCATGGCCATCCTCTGTCTTGCAGACAGTTACTCAGATCTGAAAGAGCGTATCGGTAATATCCTTCTGGGCCTCAAAGCGGATAAAACCCCGTTTTATGTACGGGATCTGGGCGTTCACTCCGCAGCCGCCGCCCTGCTGAAAGATGCCTTCCTTCCGAACCTTGTTCAGACCACAGAGGGCGGACCTGTGCTGATCCACGGAGGCCCCTTCGCCAACATCGCCCAGGGGGCAAACTCGGTCCTTGCAACCAACCTGGCCCTTCGCCTGGGAGAAGTGGCGGTCACCGAAGCGGGTTTCGGCTTCGATCTGGGTGCTGAGAAATTTTTTGATATCGTAAGTCCTTACGGCGGATTCAGGCCGGATATGGTGGTTCTGGTGGCTACGGTGCGGGCTCTGAAAATGCACGGAGGGGTGAACAAGAAGGAGCTGGACAAGGAAAATCCTGAAGCGGTGAAACAGGGAGGGGAAAACCTGGCCAAACATGTGGAAAACATCAGGAAATTCTCCGTTTCACCTCTGGTGGCCATTAATGTGTTTCCCGGCGACAGCGATGGGGAACTCCGGGAGGTTGAGAAAATCTGTACGGCCCTTGATGTGGAATACGCAGTTTCCCGGCACTATGCCCAGGGAGGCGCAGGGGCGGCGGAACTCGCCAACAAGGCCATGAACCTTCTGAACCAGCAGGAAGATGCGGGAGAATCCCGGGGAAAACCTCTCTACGACTGGAATTCTTCAGTACAGGAAAAGGTTGAGACTGTTGCCCGGCAGATTTACGGCGCTCAGGCCGTGGATTTTACTTCGGCGGCAAAAAAAGACCTGAAAACCATCGAAAGCAGGGGCTACGACAATCTTCCCGTCTGTATTGCGAAAACCCAGGCTTCCCTCAGCGACAATCCGAAACTTTTGGGCAGACCCAAGGATTTTCTGGTTACCGTACGTCGGATTCTGATCAACTCAGGTGCCGGGTTTCTGGTTCCTTTGACGGGGGATATTATGCGGATGCCGGGACTGCCCCGGAACCCGTCGGCCCTGGAAATAGATATTGATGACGACGGGAACATTCACGGATTATCCTGAGGTTCCGATTCATCAATTCCCGCGTCCCTGGCACAGGCGGCAAGCTCTCCTCCCTGGATAAGCTTTCGACCCGCCTCCAGGTCGTCGGCAAATACCCTGTCCTGGTCCGCATGATCAATGTATTCCCGTACCAGGCGGTGGCAGGCCTCAAGGATCGGTCCTGAACGCAGGGGCCTGCGGAAATCGAAGGCCTGGGCTGCGCATACCAGCTCCACCGCCAGAATTTTCTCAACGTTGGTCAGAATTTCATACAGTCTTCTGGCGCTGATGGAGCCCATGCTCACATGATCCTCCTGGCCCAGACTGGTGGGTATGCTGTCTGCAGAAGGGGGATGGCAGAGACTTTTATTCTCACTCACCAGAGCGGCGGAGCTGTACTGGGGAATCATGAATCCCGAATTGATGCCTGTGTGCTTCATCAGCAGTTTGGGCAGATCACGGCTGGTACCGTCCAGGAGAAGGTAACTGCGTCTGTCGGAAATATTTCCCAGTTCTGCGGCAGCTACAGATGCATAGTCAAGAGGTATGGCCACCGGCTGACCATGGAAATTCCCTCCGCTCACCGCCGATCCGTCAGTGGTGAGAATGGGATTATCGGTTACTGAGTTCAGCTCAATTTCCACCGTTTCCCGCAAATGATTCCAGGCGTTCCGGGAAGCGCCGTGAACCTGGGGCATGCAGCGCAAGGAGTAGGGATCCTGCACTCTGCCGCAGTCCTTATGATGTTCAAGAATCTGTGATCCATGAAGACAGCGGCGGATCCGCCGTGCGGTTTCCATGTTTCCGGCGTAGGGCCGCAGCTCATGAAGTTCCCGGGCGAAGGGTTTCACCGAGCCCAGAGCCGCTTCCAGACTCATGGCCCCGATAATATCCGCAGTGTCCAGCAGATTTTCCATCTTCTCCAGCCCCGCCACCGCCCAGGCCAGAATAAACTGTGTTCCGTTAATAAGCGCCAGCCCCTCCTTGGGTCCGAGAATCAGGGGATCCAGGGCTAATTCTTTCAGCACATCTTCTGCCGGGCCCACAGCGCCCCGGAACCGAAGCTGTCCCAATCCGATGAGGGGAAGAAAAAGATGCGCCAATGGTGCCAGGTCCCCGGATGCCCCCACCGATCCCTGGGAGGGAACCACAGGAATGGCATCCTCCCTGAGCATCAGTAAAATACGCTCCATGGTTTCCAGGCGGATCCCCGAACGTCCCGCAGCCAGGGCCTGGAGTTTCAAAACCATCATCAGGCGGGCAATCTCTGAGGGTACCGGAGGTCCCATTCCAACACTATGGCTTTTCAGGATGTTTTCCTGAAGCAGAAGGCTTTGTTCGGGATCAATTCTGGTGCTGCAGAGGGGACCGAAGCCGGTATTGACTCCATACACCGCCTCTTCCCCTTCCACGATGCGCTCAACCTGCGCAGCGCCGCTGCGAATCCGTCGGCGCCCCTCCCTGCTGAGCTCTCCGCGTATTTCACCCCGGGCCAGGGCCCGGGCCGTTTCAGACTTCAACGGCTGGTCACCGTAAGAAAAACTTCGGTTCATATGCACTCCCGAAATCGTAATAAACTGATTTCAGCTTAGTACCCGTTTTTCGGTTCTGTCCAGCCATTTCTCTCAACCGATAAATCGGCCTTTTCCTGCCAGAGCAGAGTATTTCATCAGCTTTTCATACGCCGGCATATCGCCGATCCCTGCGATGTGACCTCCCATACGTATGAGGAAGGTTCCCAGCTTCCTTCTGAGTCTTCCCACCAGCCGGGAGATTCCCACCTCTCCCCTGCCGGCGGTCTCAAGAAGCGCTTCATGCCTCTGCTCTGCAAGTTTCATCATGTTGTATTCAGGTAAGAACATATTATCCTCCGATATAATGTTTCAGGCTCTGATACATTCCTTCGAATTTGCTGATATTCAAAGAGAAAAATTTCATCCGGTCCTGGTACCGCATGTTGAGAAAACCGTTTGCGGTAAGCTGTTTCAGGTGGCGGGAAACACTGGATTGACTCATCTCCATATAGTCGATGGCTTCCTGACTGCTGATTTCCCCCCTTCCGGATATAAAGTGCAGAAGACTCAGGCGGTGTTCATCCGCCAGCGCCTCCAGCTTCATCAGGAGCTCAGAGCGCACCAGGGACGGCGACTTCAAGGCAGCTCCCCGGGGTATCCGGGCCCCGTGAACAATCCGTAGCACCGAATCGCCTGAACCGAGAATCATGATGTAGGGGCCTATGTGAGCCGACGGAATAAAGCGGATCTGGCCGGCCTTCATCAGCATATTGGTAATGCCCGGAGTGAATTTCTGCCTCTGGGTAATTTCCAGAATTGCCTCAATACGGTCCATTGACTGGTAGTCCACCGAACGGAAGGCCTGAATGCTGTCCTGTAAATCCTGAAGATGTTCCTGCCACTCCTGCTGCAGATAGTTGTCGTACATATGCCGAAAATGGCGGATAATGAATTCCCGCTTCTCTGCGGGGTGTGTGAGCAGATAGTACTCATCTTCCAGAGCACCCGGCTCCACCGGAAGATCCTCCGCCTGAAGAAATACCTCCATATATTCGATAAAGGCATCCCGGCTGTTCAGAATCTCTTCCTTTTCCGGCGGTTCACGGGTGAACCCCGGAAGGCGCCGGGCTTTGATCCGCAGATGCTCCAACACCGAATCGATCATGTAATCATCATCAAGGGATGCCACGTATTCCAGCCACTGATCCGGGGAGCCCCAAATTTTATCATCCAGGAAGACGGCGGTGCGGCAGAATTTCCGGTTATCCCGGAGCTCTTCGTCAGTCAGCTGCCGACGCATTTTTTCCACCCAGGGATGCAGACCCACCGCCTCATCATTTATCAGGCAAAGACTGGCCTGCATGGAATACAACGGCTCCAGAACAAATTGAATGTCCTCGGATTGCTGAGTGCCGATAAGCGATAAATTGCGCATACATATCTCCCTGATAAAATTCCTGCGATCCCAATGGCAATAGAAAGGCCAATACATATCCAGAATGTCACCGATCTTTCGGGATGCAGTCTTGCTTACATGCAGTTATGCAAGTTTGTGCATATGTGTAAATTATACTTAATGACTCCCCTGAAAAAAGCTTGATGGTAAATTCAAAAAAACCCGGAAAAATTGGTCGGGGAATCCAGCCCCATAGGGGGAGATAACCCTATGGGAGGGCCCCCGCCACTTTCTTTACCGGCTATTTATCTGTACCCCCACCCCGAAGGGCTTTCCCTTTCCCCTTTTCGCTTCTAACAGAGTGCATATCCATCCGGAATTGGTTTTGACCCATCTTCGGGAAACAGGTATCCCCTGATTCTGCGAATGTTAACCATCATGGCACTCAAGACCATCATGGTGGTAACCCGATGCCTGCCCCGCACTGGTAGTTTACAGAGATGGCCACCAAAGGGGTGAATAACACTTCGAACGGTACTCTCTATTGATGCCCGCTTATTGGTAATCTCTTTTCCTGTTTCTGCTACCTGCTTCCTGGTGGCGGCAACCCGCAAATCGGTCGCAGTAAAATGAAGAACATAACTTGGTCGCTTTTTCAGCCGCTTTGCCGGGCACTGGTTGACAAAGGGGCAAGCCTGACAGCCGTCGGCAGAAAACCCGGCGGTATAGCGGTCTGCTGCTTTTTTACTTTCCCGCAGCTCCCCGCCCTGGCCATTTGGACAGATGATAGCAGTCACCTTTCCTTCACTGGTTCGAGTGACGGTGAAATCTTCCAGGCCCACTCTCGTCTTCTCTTTTTTCCTTCCCTTGATGGCACTCACGTGCTGGCTTACCTGATATGTTGCTGTTGCCTTGGCTGCCGCCTCTCCCGTATACCCCGCATCGGTATACACTTCATCGATTCCCTCCCGCTCTTTCAGGTTCTCAATATCTTCGGCCAGAAATTGCTGGTCATCGGTTATGTTTGGCGCCACACTTACCCTGCTGATGAGTTGGAGATTATTATCTTCATCGCAAGTTTCCGTGATATTTGCACCATACCCCCGGGAGCTTTCTCTGCTTTTCGTCCTGAAGGTGGCCTCTTCATCATCAGGAGACTGCAAGGTGCTACCACCGAGTTCTTTACTTTCTCGCACAACGATAGATTCCTGTTCAAAACGAAAGTGTTCACCAAAAACCCTGAAGGCCTGCTGGTACGCTTTTTCATCTCCGTGCACGTCTTCAAAACATTCCAGCATAGTCGATAGATCTTTTCCAAGCTGCTCAAGTCGCCCGTCCATCTCGTCCCGTTTCACCCGGCAGCAATAGTGCAGGGAGTCTTCTTTCACATACCTGGCAAACAGCTGCTCATACGCTTTCTGTTCTTCTTCACTGAGCATACGGTAAAAGCGATGGATGATTTCTACCAACAGCTGCAGACGGCTCATCTTGCGGATGTTACTCTGCACCATGGTTGAATCCATCCGCTGTAGGCCGGTTTTTATCTGAAACTGTTTCAATTGCTCGTCGGTTATCTGTTCACTTGCCTTGTGAATCAGATTAACCCTGTGTTCCTCTTCATAGGCACTCACCGCTGAGCGGAAGTTGTAGATAGTACGCAGCTCAAAGTTTCCTTCGTCAAAGTCCTTCAAGCCCAGGGCGTAGCGGAACTTCAGATCAAACATGAAATGATCATAGAGTCGCTCGTCACTTAAGCCGAATCCGGATTTGAGGGTTTCAAAGCCTACCAGAATATTGATAGGCGTGTTGGGCCGTGAATGCTTATCACTGTAGAGAACGGAGAAGACCTCCTCGTTAATCCTGCAGAAATATTCATGGTAGAAAACCTGTGCCCAGGACTGTTCAAGGTGTTTTCTTGCAGTCTCAGGAAGTTGGTCCACCGATGTAAACATTCTCTGCTGCTTATGTCCTTCGTTCTTTCGAAACATCCGCTCCCCCCGATGCGGAATTTTACCCTATCAACAAAATTTTGGGAATTCCCTACCTTTTTTCAGGGGAGTCCTTAATGGGTTTCCCAAAAGCAAGAAAAACAAAGGAAATTCAGCGAATCGGACGATTAATCTCATTCATGCCTGTACAGTAGCCGTGAAAAGACAGTATGTTCACCGGGAGTTGGCATGAATTAAGGAGATTCTTCATGATAGCATTTCTGCGGGATGTTTTTCTGGTTTCCCTCCAGGCCTTCGGAGGACCCCAAAGTCATATTTCCGTTTTTGAACAAATCCTGGTAAAACGAAGGGGATATTTGAACGATGAGGAGCTGATGGAGCTTCTGGGACTCTGCAGCATGCTCCCCGGGCCCACAAGCACCCAGACCATAGTCTCTGTCGGGTACAAACAGGGAGGCAGGATTCTGGCCGTGCTGACCCTGGTAGTATGGGCCCTTCCCATCCTTATTGCCATGGGGGCTTTGAGCTTTTTCTATGCATCCATGGAATCATACGAAGGTCTGCAGAGAAGTCTCCGCTTCGTGGGGCCGATGGCTCTGGGATTCATTATTGTTGCGGCGTTCAGGATCGGACGAAAGGTGATCAAGGATCTCTTTACCGGATTGATTTTCGCCGCAAGCGCCCTCATCACATTTTTCTTCTCCATGCCGTGGATCTTTCCTCTGGTGCTTGTTGCCGGCGGAGGGGCGGAGATTCTGCGCAACAGGGATCAGCAGCTCTGGAATCGGGTAGAGATCAAGCCCCGCTGGAGCCTTCCCGCAGCAGTGCTGGCCATCGCCCTGATCAATCCGCTGCTCACGGCTCTCACCGGTTCGTCATTGGCAGCCCTCTTTGAAAGCTTCTTCCGCTACGGATACCTGGTATTCGGCGGAGGCCAGGTGATCATCCCCATGATGTACAGTGAACTGGTGGAGCTTCGCCGGTACTTAAGCAGCCAGGAGTTTCTGGCCGGGTACGGTCTGGTTCAGGGACTTCCCGGACCCATGTTCAGCTTCACCGCCTTCGCCGGGGGACTGGCTATGAGAACCCAGCCCGCGCTTCAGCAGGTTCTTGGGATAGTTCTTTCCGCCACCGGAATTTTTCTGCCCGGTCTGCTTCTGATTTTCTTCGTCTATCCGCTGTGGCAGGATCTGAAAAAAATCCGGGGACTGGCCCTCTCGGTTACCGGTATTTCCGCCGCTGCCGGCGGTCTGCTGGCATCCGCTGCTCCAAGGCTGATCATCGCCGGAAGCTCCGGTCTCATAGAGGCTGTGGTAAGCCTGTGTACGGTTCTGATTCTGGGGTTTACCAGGCTCCCGCCGCCGATCCTGGTGCTTGGAGTAATTCTTGCAGGACTGTTCATTCCCATGTAGAAATCGGTTCCGGGCCAGAGGCCGGTTTATTTCGCTATAGTTGGTTTTTCTATAGTTAGTTATTCTATAGAGAGACGGTGCTGCCGGGACGCCTGTAACTAGGGATGGTCCGGACAGCCGCCCTCAAGGTCCGAAAGCTGGAGATTCAGTGCGGTAACCGATATTCTCAGTTCAGCCAGAGAATATCCCAGACTGGTAATCATGGATACAAGGCTCAGGGCGAACACCACCTCCGCCACCGGACGCACCGAGAAGAACAGGAGAAACATGGTCACCACGCAAAGGAGCAGCGAGAGTACACCGAACATCTGCATAATCTTGATCAGGAAAATACGGCGCTGGAGATTCCGGATCTGACTGTACACCATGTTCACGTGCTCCTCTCCCTCCTCACGGGACTCCCTGTGAAGCTGACGGATGAGATTGGCAAGGGTGATAAAGCGGTTGGTATACGCCAGAAGGAGAAGAGAGAGCGCGGGAAACAGCAGCGCAGGAGTTGTAATATCTATCATGATGTGACACCGGCTCCCGGGTTATTCCGCATTTTTACGGGTATTAATCCCGAATGGAATGTACATGGGGCAGCGCGCCGCTGCAGAGCTGATCATCAGAATTACACCGGGTACGGCAAGCCACCACAGCATTCCATAGAGAATCTGCACTGCAATTCCTGCAGCCAACAATGCGATTCCGATGATCATTCTCAGGGTTCTGTCGGTTTGCCCCATATTTTTCACAAATTTTTTCATGCTTTCCTCCATGCCGGGGTTGGTAAATGAATGTACGCCCGCCGTCCCGGTCTGCTATCGGCGGCAACGCTGCTCTCAGCGGGTAATCAGGATAATACTGATGTACCCGGCGGCAAAGCTGCCAAGGGCTGCCGCCCCGCTCAAACGATGTTCAATACTGCCCGGCTCAAGAATGAAGGCATTCAGAAACAGTCCGCTCACCCCCAATGCATTGAAGAGCATATGAGGCCATACCCGGTCAATCCGGTCCGAATACGCAATGGTTCCCGCAATGCTGCTCAGGGCGGCGGAACCCAGGCTTGCATACCCCAGATAGGGGTGACCTTCCCAGCCCAGCATACCGGTAACCCCCGTGGCAGTCATCAACCCCAGAGAGGTATACCCGCCGATTCGGTGAATATTGTTGCTCCGTATAAATCTTGCAAGACTCATATCCCGTTCCCGGGAATCATCGGCATCCTCAGCACTCTGGGCCGTGATCCCTCCCAGCGCAAGGCTCACCAGCAGAACCAGCATCAGCACACGTTTCATCAGTCCTCCTTCCTGAACATCCTCAGAAATGTCTTGAATAAAGGTACTAAAAAACGGAGCCGTCGTGGCCCCTTAATTACCCGAATTGCTCCGAGAAGCCCGTTGTAGAGGTTAGCGCTGTAGGGGTACCACCACATTTGGCGGGGTGCGAAGTCAAGCATATCTCTGACGACCACTTTGGGCTGGGTCATCTCTTCGAATCCGAGAAAGGAGTGACTACGGCCCAAAGCCGACTGCTTGTATCCCCCCCAGGGGGTCTCCGGCATCCCGTGGCTCATGAGATGATCGTTCACCGTCACCGCACCTGCTTCAAGCTCTCTGATGAAATACATGCTCCTGGATTTGCTTCGGGTCCATACCGAAGCGGTGAGCCCCAGATAACTGTTATTCGCATGTTCAACCGCTTCGCTGTCCCGGGAAAAAGCAGTCAGGGTGAGTACCGGTCCGAAGGTCTCATCCAGCTGGACCTTCATTGACATATCAACATCCTCCAGAACCACCGCCGGATGACCAAAGCCGGGGAGAGCGTGGAAACCCTCTGTTCCGTAGCCCTCAAGAGAGCTGGTTACAAACCTGGCTCCTTTACTCACTGCATCATCAATGTGCACAGCAACACTTTTCCTCTGGCTTTCTGTGGTGAGACTCCCCATGTCCCAGTCGGTTGAGCCGTTCTCCGTACCAGCAGTCCTGTGTCTCAGCCGGGAAATCTTACGGCTCAGCAGTTCACGGAATTCCTCATAGATGTCTGTATGAACGTAGATCCGTTCCACCCCGCCGCAGGATTGACCGCAATTGGACAGCCCGGCCCACATGGCGCCGTTCACCGCACGATGAATGTTTGCATCGGAACAGACAATCATGGCGTCATTTCCGCCCAGCTCCAGGGAAACCGGAAGCAGAATACTCCCCGCCTCCTGTGCAAGTTTTTTCCCCACATCCACCGATCCGGTAAAAAACAGCTTCCGGATTCCCGAATGAATCAGGCCGCTTCCCGCCCTGGAACCCGGAACATGGGTCAGCTGAAGGAGATCAGGATCCAGCCCCGCTTCAGTGAAATAGCGCTTCATCATCTCCCCCAGGGGCTGGCACTGACTGGCCACTTTCAGGACCACGCCGTTCCCTGCCATGAGAGCGGTGGCCACCTCCTGAAACGGGATTGAAAAAGGATAGTTCCAGGGGCTGATAATTCCCACCACCCCCAGGGGCTCCCGGAAGAGCCGGGAACGCTTATTGAAAAACAGGATGCTGCTTCCCTTCAAGGGGCGGGGAGCCAGTGCTGCGGCAGCGCTGCGGCCGTAATAGGAAGCTGATATGACCGAGGGCAGAACCTCGGTGACGAGGGCATCAACTTCGGTTTTCCCCGTCAGTCTGCTGATCATGGCTGCAAGTTCTTCGGCATCTTCCGACAAAATCCGGGAAAGGCTGTCCAGCACCTTCCTGCGCCGGGAAATAGGGACCATCTTCCACCTTTCCTGGGCGTCTGCCGCCCTGCGGACCAGACCGGGAAGGGACGAGGGATCATCCCGTTTTTGTTCACATACCACCTCTCCGGTGGCGGGATTATATATATGTGCCATAGAACTATAAGTGTACACCCCGCTGATGCAGGGTGCAACTGTGTCAGCGTTTGGCCGCTTTCCGGGCCTCCTGTTCTCTGCGCCGTTCAAGGTACGCCAGTTCCCGCAGCAGCTTTCTGTAGGATTGAAAGCGCCGTTCGCTGAACCTGCCGTCGCTGATTGCCTCTTTCACCGCACAGCCGGGTTCCTTCTCATGCCGGCAGTCTCTGAAGCGGCAATCTTCGGCCAGTTCATGAATGTTCGGGAAACTTTGATCCAGGGTATCTTCTTCACCCCAAATTTTCAGTTCACGAAGCCCCGGCAGATCTGCGATGAGCAGTCGGTTTCCCGCGGGATATATTCTTCCCGATGTGGTGGTATGTCGCCCCTGAAGATCCCCCTTCCGCTGAGTTCCTTCCTTCGCCCGGACGAGACTTTCTGCAGGGGAGCCAGATTCCCGCTGAAGGGCATTCACTATGGCAGACTTGCCGACTCCGCTTTTCCCGAGCATGGCAAGGGTAACTGCGGAATCTCCCGCAGTTACCCTCAACAGTTCCGTGAGCCGGGAAATACCCTCTCCGGTATGAGCACTCACAGCACATACCGGCACACCGAATGAAATCTCACTGGCCGCGGCAGAGATCCTGCGGACATGTCCGGTGTCGGCGCAATCCAGTTTGTTCAACACGATCACCGGTTTTGCCCCGGAGTTCCAGGCTGTGGTGAGGCTTCGTTCAAGCATGGACTCAAGGAAATTTCTTCCGCCATCCAGGCCGAACACCAATAATAGGTAGTCAAGATTGCTCACCATCCACTGCTGCTCGGTTTTACGTCCTGCAGCCCAGCGCTGCAGTCCGCTGCTCCGTGGGAGGACTTCTTCAATTATGCTTCCCCCACCCTCATTCCGGATCGCGACCCAATCCCCCACTGCCGGGTAGTCGGCGCTTTTTTCTGCACGAGACTCGAAATGGCCGGATATGCGGGCGGCAACCGGGTCCCTGAGGACGGCTGCCGTCTCCACTTCTCCGGTCTCCACTTCTCCGGTCTCCACTTCTCCGGCCTCCACTTCTCCGGCCTCCATTTCTGCACTTCCCGGTGCAAGGAGATATACGTGGTGTTCCTGTCCGATAACCCGGGCGGGAAACAGCGTTGAGTTATTCTCTCCCATCAGTTCCTGCCCACGTTCCTTCCAATTCTCTTCCATTTCCGGGGTCCAGCCCCAGACGTTCAGATTTCTGATTTTCATGTACTTCCTGTTTATTCAGCCGTTCACCCGGAGCAGAACGAAGTTCTCCGGGGGATCAGGACATCTCAGCTCTCATGGAAGCATCAGGTATGTGAAAATCTGCCTGAGAGGAACTACTGCCGGTGTCGACAAGGCCCGGGGGCAAAACGCTTCCTGCGGATGCTGAAATCCGATAAAAAATGCATGAATCGAGAACCCAAGCGGATATGCCGGTTAAAAACCGGTCATGTGTGGGGGAATCATTCCTGTGTCAGAATCTGTGTGCAGGGAAGCAGTGTGCCGGAAAACTGTGGGTGAAGCACTTTTAGCGGTTTTCAGTGCTTCGTCGGCGGATCGGAGTTATTCAGAGATTCCGGAGAACGATTCGTTATCATGCGTACGTGAAATGTGAGTTTGATATATTTTCAGCATGTATACACCTCCGGAAAGAATAATTTCTCCAAGAGTAGCACTCACCTGCCGTCGTTTCAATCTCCCGGGACCGAAGCCGGGTGATTTTTCTTCATTTTTTCTCATTCCCTGGCTATTTTTTTCATATGATATTCATCCGCAGGCACAGGTTCACCAGTCGTCGCACAGCCCGACCCCGCCAAAAGAAGATCGGAGGGCAGAGTTCAGCCGGCGGAGCTGCGGGTATCGTCGTTCCGATTTTCATGGTTCTTTCCCTTCTTCCTGCGGCATGCAGTTCCCAGGGGGAGCTTCTCTCCCAGGCTGATGCCGATGCGCGGTACCTGGCGCTGGGAGACAGCTACACCATCGGCGAATCGGTGGAAGCTGATCGGCGCTGGCCGGCGATCCTGGCCCGGAACCTG
It includes:
- the hutH gene encoding histidine ammonia-lyase, whose translation is MNRSFSYGDQPLKSETARALARGEIRGELSREGRRRIRSGAAQVERIVEGEEAVYGVNTGFGPLCSTRIDPEQSLLLQENILKSHSVGMGPPVPSEIARLMMVLKLQALAAGRSGIRLETMERILLMLREDAIPVVPSQGSVGASGDLAPLAHLFLPLIGLGQLRFRGAVGPAEDVLKELALDPLILGPKEGLALINGTQFILAWAVAGLEKMENLLDTADIIGAMSLEAALGSVKPFARELHELRPYAGNMETARRIRRCLHGSQILEHHKDCGRVQDPYSLRCMPQVHGASRNAWNHLRETVEIELNSVTDNPILTTDGSAVSGGNFHGQPVAIPLDYASVAAAELGNISDRRSYLLLDGTSRDLPKLLMKHTGINSGFMIPQYSSAALVSENKSLCHPPSADSIPTSLGQEDHVSMGSISARRLYEILTNVEKILAVELVCAAQAFDFRRPLRSGPILEACHRLVREYIDHADQDRVFADDLEAGRKLIQGGELAACARDAGIDESEPQDNP
- a CDS encoding ArsR/SmtB family transcription factor — its product is MRNLSLIGTQQSEDIQFVLEPLYSMQASLCLINDEAVGLHPWVEKMRRQLTDEELRDNRKFCRTAVFLDDKIWGSPDQWLEYVASLDDDYMIDSVLEHLRIKARRLPGFTREPPEKEEILNSRDAFIEYMEVFLQAEDLPVEPGALEDEYYLLTHPAEKREFIIRHFRHMYDNYLQQEWQEHLQDLQDSIQAFRSVDYQSMDRIEAILEITQRQKFTPGITNMLMKAGQIRFIPSAHIGPYIMILGSGDSVLRIVHGARIPRGAALKSPSLVRSELLMKLEALADEHRLSLLHFISGRGEISSQEAIDYMEMSQSSVSRHLKQLTANGFLNMRYQDRMKFFSLNISKFEGMYQSLKHYIGG
- a CDS encoding NUDIX hydrolase — protein: MTESELALLLNDISTCEGRIIDSQAYRNSSVVIPIIPGESLDSCRILLEKRAEHMPQGREICLPGGGIEAGETSRDAGFRELAEETGLASGAVTASAYYGSLVNAGGRLVHVWMGIVDDNRPWDPNEEVERLFTLSLKLLRNSPTTVYRVSVDFGRRPPEKEIPFHRFDFSHDYGRDWRGRDLNVLFYENLEETLWGMTAKIIQNFVEDLYTAYERRYGPDQPV
- a CDS encoding transposase, producing the protein MFRKNEGHKQQRMFTSVDQLPETARKHLEQSWAQVFYHEYFCRINEEVFSVLYSDKHSRPNTPINILVGFETLKSGFGLSDERLYDHFMFDLKFRYALGLKDFDEGNFELRTIYNFRSAVSAYEEEHRVNLIHKASEQITDEQLKQFQIKTGLQRMDSTMVQSNIRKMSRLQLLVEIIHRFYRMLSEEEQKAYEQLFARYVKEDSLHYCCRVKRDEMDGRLEQLGKDLSTMLECFEDVHGDEKAYQQAFRVFGEHFRFEQESIVVRESKELGGSTLQSPDDEEATFRTKSRESSRGYGANITETCDEDNNLQLISRVSVAPNITDDQQFLAEDIENLKEREGIDEVYTDAGYTGEAAAKATATYQVSQHVSAIKGRKKEKTRVGLEDFTVTRTSEGKVTAIICPNGQGGELRESKKAADRYTAGFSADGCQACPFVNQCPAKRLKKRPSYVLHFTATDLRVAATRKQVAETGKEITNKRASIESTVRSVIHPFGGHLCKLPVRGRHRVTTMMVLSAMMVNIRRIRGYLFPEDGSKPIPDGYALC
- a CDS encoding formate--tetrahydrofolate ligase; this encodes MEYSNMKEITEIAEGIGLKGEDLIPYGKWKGKISMQAVKRIMEKPTGKLILVSAITPTPAGEGKTTTSIGLSQGLRHIGVNAVAALREPSLGPVFGIKGGATGGGKSMVHPADEINLHFTGDLHAISAAHNLISASLDNRLHFYPDDAPAVAHVYWRRVMDMNDRALRDIVVGLGSTNAPPREDGFDITAASEIMAILCLADSYSDLKERIGNILLGLKADKTPFYVRDLGVHSAAAALLKDAFLPNLVQTTEGGPVLIHGGPFANIAQGANSVLATNLALRLGEVAVTEAGFGFDLGAEKFFDIVSPYGGFRPDMVVLVATVRALKMHGGVNKKELDKENPEAVKQGGENLAKHVENIRKFSVSPLVAINVFPGDSDGELREVEKICTALDVEYAVSRHYAQGGAGAAELANKAMNLLNQQEDAGESRGKPLYDWNSSVQEKVETVARQIYGAQAVDFTSAAKKDLKTIESRGYDNLPVCIAKTQASLSDNPKLLGRPKDFLVTVRRILINSGAGFLVPLTGDIMRMPGLPRNPSALEIDIDDDGNIHGLS